GGCAATTCGGGCAGTCCGGTGATTGACGATGCCAACGGCACAGCCGTCGGCGTTCACACGCACGGTGGTTGTTCGACCAGTGGCAGCGGTAACAACAACGGGACCTCAACGTTTAACGCAGCCTTCTGGGCTGCGCTCAATGTCGGGCCGCCAACGCCGACTATCACCGTCACCTCGCCTAATGGCGGCGAAAACTTGCAGATCGGCAATGTGCATGTGATCACATGGACCTCCTCGAACGTCACCGGCAACGTCAAGATCGAAATTTCACGTGACGGCGGAGGATCATACCAGCCACTCTTTGCCGACACAGCTAATGATGGCTCGGAATCGTGGACTGTCACCGGTCCGGCTACCACGCAGGCCCGCATTCGCGTTTCCAGCGTGAGCAATCCTGCCGTCAACGATACCAGCAATAGTAATTTCACTATTAGTGATCCACCGCCTCCGCCACCGCCGCCGCCACCACCGGGCGTGTGCGCCGTCAGAGCTGTCACCGAAGGCACAACGACAGAGACTGAGACGCTTGATCTGCTCTACCAATTCCGCGACCGCATACTGGCGCAAACAATCAAAGGGCAAGAATACATCCGTGTCTACTACCAATCGTCCCGCGAGCTGGTAGGTATTTTACTGAACGATCCGAGCCTGATGGTGAAAACCCAGCAGGCGCTCGATCGGTTCTTGCCTGTCATACGCTCGCTGGTGGAAAGCGGTCGAGCGACGGTCCGACAGGCTGACTTGCAGGCGCTAGACCAATTGATTGCCGGCTTCATCAACGCCAGCAGTCCGTCGCTGCGCCGCACGTTTGAGCAACTGAGGCGCGACATCCGTGATCCGCAGACGCAGCGGCTCTTCGGTATCACAGTGAGGCCGTAAGTCAACGCATTCACATCGTCGAGGGTCCCGTTGATGGGACCTTCGACGGTCGCGCCATGTGAATTTGGGCGTGCTTTGCGTGCTACGCCTCGTGTGGGCGGCTGCTGCCGCTGCTCCGAGCTCGCTCTGTTTAAAACACCACACTTGAGCCAGTGCCCACACAGCGAGGCCCTGACAAAAACTTGGTCTTTATTCTGCACAATTGGTATTACCCGCGTCATGTTGTCACTAAGTTCGTCATAGGGCGATTTCATTGCCATCCTCTAATCGGTCTTTATCGTTGGTGGCGTGTGCCAACAGACGACCGATTCTTCCGTTCGTCCCTTGCCTGCTTTGACATCTGTCAGTGAACGTCGGTAAGATTTATAGCTCTATAAACTATATTGATGCATGAGGTGCAGGATGGAATTTGGGTTGACGGAAGAACAACAACACATCAAGCGCACGATCCACGAATTTGCTGAAGCTGAGATCAAGCCTCACGTGATGCAGTGGGATGAGTCTCAGCATTTTCCTCGCGAACTGATTCCCAAGCTGGCCGAGTTGGGTTTATTAGGCGTCATCTTTCCGGAGGATTATGGCGGCGCTGGACTGGGGCTGATTGAGTATTGCTTGGTCGTTGAAGAGCTGGCGCGGGTTGATCCTTCGGTGGCATTGTCGGTCGCAGCCCATGTTGGGTTGAGCGCCAAACATATTTTTCTGGCCGGCACAGATGAGCAGAAGCGGAAGCACCTGACGCCGCTGGCGCGCGGCGAGAAGTTAGGCGCGTGGGCCTTGACCGAGTCGTCCAGTGGCAGCGATGCCGCCAACATGAGAACGACCGCCGTCAAGCAAAATGGTATGTGGGTGTTGAACGGTTCCAAGAATTTTATTACTCACGCCAGCTATGCCGACACCTATGTGATTATGGCGGTGACCGATCGCTCGCAAGGGCAGCGGGGCATTTCTGCGTTCATCGTGGAGCGCGGCACACCGGGGCTGATGCCGGGTCGCAAGGAGAATAAACTGGGCATGCGGGCCAGCGATACGGCGGCGCTTGTTTTAGAGGAGTGTCGCGTCCCGGATGAGAACTTGCTGGGTCAACTCAACAGTGGGTTCATTGATTCGCTGCGGGTGTTGGACGGTGGACGAATCGCGATTGGCGCGCTGGCCGTCGGATTAGCGCAAGGAGCGTTGGAAGCTGCATTACGCTATGCGCGGGAGCGTGTGGCCTTCGGTCGGGCGATTGCTGAGTTTCAAGCGATTCAGTTCAAGCTGGCTGACATGAGCACGCAGATCGAAGCGGCGCGGCTGTTGACACTGCAGGCAGCTTATCTGGCGCAGCAGGGCAAACCGTTCAAGAAGGCTGCTTCGATGGCCAAGTTATTCGCCTCGGAAATGGCTGTGCGCGTCGCTGAAGAGGCCATTCAAATCTACGGTGGCTACGGGTACATCAAAGACTACCCGGTAGAAAAATACTGGCGCGACGCCAAGCTGCTCACCATTGGCGAAGGAACAAGCGAGGTGCAACGGATGGTCATTGCCCGCGAGCTGTTAAGGCAGTAACCACTCGACCCACAGAGAAACAAGCAAAATAGAGATGACCATCGCTGACTCGGTCTGTTCTGTCACAGCGTGGCTTGTTTGCGCCGACGCGGCGCCAACCGGTGGTTGACTGTTTTCTGTTTACCCGCTAAGGTTTCGATTTTGTTATATGGGTGGGGGTCTTAATAACATCATCGAGGGCGTGTTGGCACGCAAGCCGCTGGCCATCGCGCGCGCTATATCGCTGGTTGAGAATCGGGAGGCGGATGCGCTGCCGTTGCTCAAGTCCCTGTTTTCAGAGACGGGGCGGGCCGAGATCATCGGCGTAACAGGGGCGCCGGGCGCCGGCAAGAGCACACTGGTGGATCGGCTCGCCGCCCACTATCGCGCGCACGATCAACTGGTCGGCATCATCGCTGTTGATCCATCCAGTCCATTTTCCGGCGGGGCGCTTCTTGGCGACCGCATTCGCATGCAAACGCTGGGCACTGATCCCGGCGTGTTCATCCGCAGCATGGCGACGCGCGGCAACCTCGGCGGATTGGCGGCGACGACAGTTGATGTGGTTTCGATTCTGGACGCCGCCGGCTACCAGAAAATCCTTGTCGAGACAGTGGGCGTTGGTCAGGATGAGATTGATATTGTCAAAACAGCCGATGTGGTGAGCGTTGTGCTCGTGCCCGGCATGGGCGACGAGATTCAGACGATCAAGGCCGGTATCATGGAAATCGGCGATGTGTTTGTCATCAACAAGGCTGACCGTGATGGCGTTGAGCGGCTTGAGCAAGGATTGCATGCGCTGCTGGAATTGACGCGCCGGCCAGACCAGTGGACTCCCATGATTGTTAAGACCATTGCCACACAAAACAAAGGCATTGATCGATGGGCTGCTGCGCTGGCTTCGTATGCTGAGTTTCGCCAGTCCTCAGAGCAGGCCGCGCCGCGCCGCCAGCAGATTGCCGAACAACGCCTGGTTACGCTGCTTGGCGAGC
This window of the Blastocatellia bacterium genome carries:
- the meaB gene encoding methylmalonyl Co-A mutase-associated GTPase MeaB, with translation MGGGLNNIIEGVLARKPLAIARAISLVENREADALPLLKSLFSETGRAEIIGVTGAPGAGKSTLVDRLAAHYRAHDQLVGIIAVDPSSPFSGGALLGDRIRMQTLGTDPGVFIRSMATRGNLGGLAATTVDVVSILDAAGYQKILVETVGVGQDEIDIVKTADVVSVVLVPGMGDEIQTIKAGIMEIGDVFVINKADRDGVERLEQGLHALLELTRRPDQWTPMIVKTIATQNKGIDRWAAALASYAEFRQSSEQAAPRRQQIAEQRLVTLLGERLLSIALSRGLSNGELSRLAQAVVRRERDPYSIVEEITSRIL
- a CDS encoding acyl-CoA dehydrogenase family protein; its protein translation is MEFGLTEEQQHIKRTIHEFAEAEIKPHVMQWDESQHFPRELIPKLAELGLLGVIFPEDYGGAGLGLIEYCLVVEELARVDPSVALSVAAHVGLSAKHIFLAGTDEQKRKHLTPLARGEKLGAWALTESSSGSDAANMRTTAVKQNGMWVLNGSKNFITHASYADTYVIMAVTDRSQGQRGISAFIVERGTPGLMPGRKENKLGMRASDTAALVLEECRVPDENLLGQLNSGFIDSLRVLDGGRIAIGALAVGLAQGALEAALRYARERVAFGRAIAEFQAIQFKLADMSTQIEAARLLTLQAAYLAQQGKPFKKAASMAKLFASEMAVRVAEEAIQIYGGYGYIKDYPVEKYWRDAKLLTIGEGTSEVQRMVIARELLRQ